A region of the Flintibacter sp. KGMB00164 genome:
CGTGGAAGCCGCGGAGCAGGCACTGGCCCAGCGGGATATCAAGGTGCTGGATCAGGACCAGATGGCCGGGGTATAAGAAAGAACAACCGCCTTGGAATAAGGAACAATCAAATGGCAGCATCCAGACGTTCTGGATGCTGCCATTTTTACCTTTTCAGACGTGTGAAGGTAGAAGAACAGAGAATGGTATGGTATACTGAATAAAAAGAGACCTGTTTTTACAGAGAGGAACAGAAGGGGAGAGGACAATGAAAAAACGTATCATTGGCGTATTTTTACTGGCGGCTGTCCTTCTTATCTGCGGCGTAGTATTTTATCAAAGCCAGAAAGAGGAGGATGGCGCTACGCTGGAAAGCAGAGAGGTGCTCTTGGATCAGGCGATCTCCCAGAGCAAAGGAACGCAGTGGACCATTGCCACGGAGACCAAGCTGGAGGACCATATTGTAAGCGGCGCGTACAGTACCGATGGAAAAGTGACCCTGGCTGTGTTCAGCCCCTTGGGAGACGGAAAATACGAATTTAGCTCTTCGGTAAACAGAGAGAAAGATGATATCGTGATTGATACCACTGCGATCAACGGAACACGATATAATCTGATCTGGTTTTGTGGGGCGCAGACCGAGTATGCCGAGGCAACGTACATTGTCAATGGGGAGCTGCAGCCTGTAGAACGGTTTGACACCACAAATATGGATATCATATGTGTGAAGATTGACGCGGCAGCAAAGGAGTATAGCAGCCATGTTGTGTACTACGACAGCCAGGGAAACCGATATGAGTAAACCGGGTTTGCCAATCAAACGCGTAGAGAGATAAAAAAGGACCGCCCATAGGCGGTCCTTTTTTATGTGGCAGAAGATTAGTTGCCAGCCAGGGCGGCGGTGATGATAGCCATGGAGTAGACCTCCTGGGCGTTACAGCCGCGGCTCAGGTCGTTGATGGGGGCGTTCAGGCCCAGCAGGATGGGGCCGTAAGCCTCGAAGGAGCCCAGACGCTGAGCGATCTTGTAGCCGATGTTGCCGGCGTTGATGTCGGGGAAGATGAAGGTGTTGGCATAACCGGCCACCTTGGAGTCGGGGCACTTGGTGTGAGCCACGCGGGGAGACACAGCGGCGTCAAACTGCAGCTCGCCGTCCACGGGGATCTCGGGCATAGCAGCCTTGGCCTTCTCGCAGGCGTTGCGCATCTTGTCCACGTCCTCGCCCTTGCCGGAGCCGAAGGTGGAGTAGCTCAGGAAAGCAACCTTGGGGTCAATGCCGAAGATCTTGGCGCACTTGGCAGTCTCCACGGCGATCTCAACCAGCTCGTCCTCGTTGGGCTTGATGTTGATGGCGCAGTCGCCCATAGCCAGCACGTCGTTGTCGCCGGTGGCGGAAGGACGAACCAGGATGAAGCAGGAGGAGACGATCTTGTTGCCGGGCTTGGTCTTGACCAGCTGCAGAGCGGGACGGACGGTGTCGGCGGTGGAGTAGGTAGCGCCGCCCAGCAGAGCGTCGGCCTCACCCATAGCCACCAGCATGGTGCCGAAGTAGTTGCCCTTCTTCAGAGCAGCGCGGCACTCCTCCTCGGTCATCTTGCCCTTGCGCAGCTCGACCATCTTGGCAACCATAGCGTCCATGTTCTCGTAGGTCTCGGGGTCTACGATGATGGCGCCGCGGATGTTGAAGCCGGCGTCCTCAGCGGCAGCGCGGACTTCCTCCTCCTTACCCACCAGCACGGGGGTCAGGAAAGTACCGGACAGCAGACGGGCAGAGGCCTCCAGAATACGGGGATCGGTGCCCTCGGTGAATACGATCTTACGGGGATGAGCCTTCAGGATGTCGATGAGTTTCTTGAACATGTGAACCATTCCTTCCAAAACAGAAACTTGGGTGCGGGAGACGAAAAAAACGCCTCACGTCATGCACTCTTTTCTGGGACTATGGTAGCATTTTCCCGTGGAAAATGCAAGAGTTACTGCACTTTCATTTTGCCGGATTTCTCGAAAAGGATACAAAAAAACCCACAAAAATATGAAATTTCTCTTTACGAAAGGTATTGGGTCGTTTATACTATACCAAGTGTATTGATTTTTAGGGCGGCAGCCGGATCGAGTAATCGGCAGGCCTGGCCGCTCGGATAGAGGTGAACAATTTGAACGCAGAATTTGCCCGTACCCTGTCCCTGCTGCGTCAGGAAAAAGGAGTCAGTCAGCGCGCAGCCGCCGCGGAGCTGGGTATCTCTCAGGCCCTCATGTCTCACTACGAAAATGGCATCCGTGAGCCCGGTCTGTCTTTTGTGGTCAAGGCCTGTGATTATTATGGCGTGTCCGCCGATTACCTGTTGGGCCGCACCCTGACCCGGGATGGAACCACCATTGGAGCTGAGGAGCTCTACGACGTCAGCGAAGAGAAAAACAATTCCATGCGGGGCTCTGTGCTGGCCCTGCTGTCCAAGAAGCTGCTGGTGAACTCGGTGGGAATGCTCTTCGACCTGCTGGGGAAGACCGGCAGCCGGGAGGCCATCCGTGCCGCCTCCAACTACCTGTCCTCGGCGGTCTACTCGGTGTACCGCCAGCTTTACCACGCCAATCCGGCCAACAACCCCGATTTCTTCTCCGTGTCTCAGCGGCACGCCCAGGCTGGCCTGGCCCAGGCGGATATGGATCTGTCCCGGGTGGAGCTGGAGGATGCGCTGGCCCAGCATGTGAAGGACAAGGGCCAGATGCCTGAGATGGACCACGCCGCTCTGGCCCGGGATTATCCCGTGCTCTATCAGTCCATGCTGCAGCTCATCCACAACTCCGGCGAGCGGATGAACAAGCTCTTTGGCGGCCGGGATAATAAAGATAGTAAATAAGCGCCGCCTGTTTATGAATCTGAATCTCATCTTTGGAGGGTATCTATGACCGATCAATCCAAAATCCGCAATTTTTCTATCATTGCCCACATCGACCACGGCAAGTCCACCTTGTCTGACCGTCTCATTGAGCAGTGCCATGCAGTGACCGAGCGGCAGATGGAGTCTCAGCTGCTGGACAACATGGACCTGGAGAAGGAGCGCGGCATCACCATTAAGGCCCGTGCCGTCCGTCTGGAGTACCAGGCCCAGGATGGGGAGACCTACCACCTCAACCTCATCGACACCCCGGGCCATGTGGACTTCAACTACGAGGTCTCCCGGTCTCTGGCCGCCTGTGAGGGCGCGGTGCTGGTGGTGGACTCCACCCAGGGCGTGGAGGCTCAGACGCTGGCCAACACCTACCTGGCTCTGGAGCACGATCTGGAGATCCTGCCCGTGTTCAATAAGATCGACCTGCCCGCCGCCAATCCCCAGAAGGCCAAGGAGGAGGTAGAGGCTATTATCGGCCTGCCCGCCATGGAGGCCCCGGAGATCTCCGCGAAAATGGGCATCAACATTCCCGCCGTGCTGGAGGACATTGTACAGAACGTGCCCGCCCCCACCGGCGACGCCAGTGCCCCTCTGAAGGCCCTGGTCTTTGACAGCCAGTACGACCCCTATGTGGGTGTTATCGTCTACTTCCGTGTGATGGAGGGCACCCTGAAGAAGGGCATGAATGTAAAGATGATGGCCTCCGGTGCCTCCTACCAGGTGCTGGACTGCGGCTATCTGCGTCCCCTGGGTATGGACTCCTGCCCCGAGCTCACCGCCGGCGAGGTAGGCTGGTTTACTGCCTCCATCAAGAACGTGAAGGACACTCGGGTGGGCGACACCATCACCGGAACCGATCAGCCCGCTGCTGAGGCTCTGCCCGGCTACCGGCCCGCCCAGGCCATGGTTTACTGCGGTATCTACACCCAGGACGGCAGCAAATATCCTGACCTGCGGGACGCCCTGGAAAAGCTCCAGCTCAACGACGCTTCCCTGTCCTTCGAGCCCGAATCCTCCATCGCCCTGGGCTTTGGTTTCCGCTGCGGCTTCCTGGGCATGCTCCACATGGAGATCATCCAGGAGCGCCTGGAGCGGGAGTTCGATCTGGACCTGGTTACCACACTACCCTCTGTAATCTACGAGGTAGATAAAACAGATGGGACTACCGTGAAGGTGGATAACCCCCACAACTACCCCGATCCCGGCCTGATCACCGAGGCCCGGGAGCCCTACGCCAAGGTATCCATCATCGCGCCCCCCGACTACGTAGGCAACATCATGCCCATGTGTCAGGACCGCCGGGGCATTTTTAAGGACATGCAGTATCTGGACACCAACCTGGTGGAGCTGCACTACTCCATGCCTCTGGGCGAGATCATCTACGACTTCTTTGATGCTCTGAAGGCCCGCACCAAGGGCTACGCCAGCCTGGACTACGAGCTGGAGGGCTATCAGCCCAGCCAGCTGGTGAAGGTGGACCTGCTCCTCAACGGCGACCAGGTGGACGCCCTGAGCTTTATTGCCCACAAGGATAAGGCCTACGGCCGGGCCCGGAAGATCTGTGAGAAGCTCAAGGAGAACATCCCCCGACAGCTCTTTGAGGTCCCCATCCAGGCGGCCATCGGCGGCAAGATCATTGCCCGTGAGACCGTCAAGGCTATGCGCAAGGACGTGCTGGCCAAGTGTTACGGCGGCGACATCACCCGTAAGAAGAAGCTGCTGGAGAAGCAGAAGGAAGGCAAGAAGAAGATGAGAAGTCTGGGCACGGTACAGATGCCTACCGAAGCCTTTATGGCAGTTCTCAAGCTGGACGAGGAATAAAAAAGCCGCCGCAGGCGGCCCTCCCGCCAAAGCCAGCGCCTGCGCAGCCGTTGGCGGCTGTGCCGCCTTACGGATGCGGCGTGCCCCTTGCGGGTAAGCGGGTTTGGCGGGAAAAGGAGAAGCAAGGAAATGCAGCGAGGAGTGCCCGCCAGGGCGCTGTGAGCGGAATGGACTTTGCTTCGACGCCATGGCAGTTCTCAAATTGGACGAGGAATAAAAGGAGAACGATTTATGATCAAATTCAATCACTTCAACTTCAATGTCCTGGATCTGGACAAGAGCCTGGACTTCTATAAAAAGGCCCTGGGCCTGGAGCCTGTGCGGGTGAAGGATGCCGAGGACGGCTCCTTCCGTCTGGTGTACCTGGGGGACGGCCTCACCGAGTTTCAGCTGGAGCTGACCTGGCTGCGGGACCGCAAGGAGCCCTACAACCTGGGCGAGTGTGAGTTCCACCTGGCCTTCCACACCGATGAGTACGAGCAGCTGCACCAGAAGCACCAGGACATGGGCTGCATCTGCTTTGAAAACCCGGCCATGGGGATCTACTTCATCTCCGATCCCGATGGCTACTGGATCGAAATCGTGCCTGAGCATAAATAAGAAAACGGACCTGACGGAGCAATCCGCCAGGTCCATTTTTTTAGCCCAGATAGGCCTTCTTGACTTGTTCGTTGTTGAGCAGCTCTCGCCCGGAACCCGACAGGGTGATCTTGCCGGTCTCCAGCACGTAGGCTACATCGGCGATGCGCAGAGCCATGTTGGCGTTCTGCTCGATGAGCAGGACCGTGACGCCCTGGCGGTTGATCTCCTTGATAATGTCAAAGATACCCTTGACCACGATGGGGGCCAGGCCCAGGGAGGGCTCATCCATCATGATGATCTTGGGGCGGGACATGAGGGCGCGGCCCACAGCCAACATCTGCTGCTCGCCGCCGGACAGGGTGCCCGCCGCCTGCCAGGAGCGCTCCTTCAAGCGGGGGAAGAGCTCATAGACCCAGTTGAGGTCGTCGTCCAGGCTGTCCCGGCGCAGGTAGGCGCCGATCTTCAGGTTCTCCAGCACGGTGAGGTCCGGGAAGACGTGGCGTCCCTCGGGCACCAGGGTGATGCCCTTGGAAACGATGCGGTCGGGGCTGAGGGCGGTGATATCCTCGCCCTGGAGGTGGATA
Encoded here:
- a CDS encoding VOC family protein; translation: MIKFNHFNFNVLDLDKSLDFYKKALGLEPVRVKDAEDGSFRLVYLGDGLTEFQLELTWLRDRKEPYNLGECEFHLAFHTDEYEQLHQKHQDMGCICFENPAMGIYFISDPDGYWIEIVPEHK
- a CDS encoding helix-turn-helix transcriptional regulator → MNNLNAEFARTLSLLRQEKGVSQRAAAAELGISQALMSHYENGIREPGLSFVVKACDYYGVSADYLLGRTLTRDGTTIGAEELYDVSEEKNNSMRGSVLALLSKKLLVNSVGMLFDLLGKTGSREAIRAASNYLSSAVYSVYRQLYHANPANNPDFFSVSQRHAQAGLAQADMDLSRVELEDALAQHVKDKGQMPEMDHAALARDYPVLYQSMLQLIHNSGERMNKLFGGRDNKDSK
- a CDS encoding ABC transporter ATP-binding protein, translating into MLKIDELKVSYGGIEAVKGITFEVPERKIVTLIGANGAGKSTTLRTIAGLVKPAHGRIHLQGEDITALSPDRIVSKGITLVPEGRHVFPDLTVLENLKIGAYLRRDSLDDDLNWVYELFPRLKERSWQAAGTLSGGEQQMLAVGRALMSRPKIIMMDEPSLGLAPIVVKGIFDIIKEINRQGVTVLLIEQNANMALRIADVAYVLETGKITLSGSGRELLNNEQVKKAYLG
- the lepA gene encoding translation elongation factor 4, giving the protein MTDQSKIRNFSIIAHIDHGKSTLSDRLIEQCHAVTERQMESQLLDNMDLEKERGITIKARAVRLEYQAQDGETYHLNLIDTPGHVDFNYEVSRSLAACEGAVLVVDSTQGVEAQTLANTYLALEHDLEILPVFNKIDLPAANPQKAKEEVEAIIGLPAMEAPEISAKMGINIPAVLEDIVQNVPAPTGDASAPLKALVFDSQYDPYVGVIVYFRVMEGTLKKGMNVKMMASGASYQVLDCGYLRPLGMDSCPELTAGEVGWFTASIKNVKDTRVGDTITGTDQPAAEALPGYRPAQAMVYCGIYTQDGSKYPDLRDALEKLQLNDASLSFEPESSIALGFGFRCGFLGMLHMEIIQERLEREFDLDLVTTLPSVIYEVDKTDGTTVKVDNPHNYPDPGLITEAREPYAKVSIIAPPDYVGNIMPMCQDRRGIFKDMQYLDTNLVELHYSMPLGEIIYDFFDALKARTKGYASLDYELEGYQPSQLVKVDLLLNGDQVDALSFIAHKDKAYGRARKICEKLKENIPRQLFEVPIQAAIGGKIIARETVKAMRKDVLAKCYGGDITRKKKLLEKQKEGKKKMRSLGTVQMPTEAFMAVLKLDEE
- the pta gene encoding phosphate acetyltransferase — encoded protein: MFKKLIDILKAHPRKIVFTEGTDPRILEASARLLSGTFLTPVLVGKEEEVRAAAEDAGFNIRGAIIVDPETYENMDAMVAKMVELRKGKMTEEECRAALKKGNYFGTMLVAMGEADALLGGATYSTADTVRPALQLVKTKPGNKIVSSCFILVRPSATGDNDVLAMGDCAINIKPNEDELVEIAVETAKCAKIFGIDPKVAFLSYSTFGSGKGEDVDKMRNACEKAKAAMPEIPVDGELQFDAAVSPRVAHTKCPDSKVAGYANTFIFPDINAGNIGYKIAQRLGSFEAYGPILLGLNAPINDLSRGCNAQEVYSMAIITAALAGN